A single genomic interval of Helianthus annuus cultivar XRQ/B chromosome 6, HanXRQr2.0-SUNRISE, whole genome shotgun sequence harbors:
- the LOC110942863 gene encoding uncharacterized protein LOC110942863: MVDFTNTPPAPPTPIPLFKGDGYEQWSIHMKTILKSRDLWDLFETGVNEAEPDLAKLKTAKRKDAYSMAVIQQGVHDTLFSRIVAAVSAKECWTILQMEYEGDSQVKSVKLQGLRRDFENLLMKDDELIGDYFSRVMAIVSQQRAFGKIIADKTIVAKILRSLSPKFDYVEPSIEVSTALSVLTPTKLMGSLQSQED; the protein is encoded by the coding sequence ATGGTTGATTTCACTAACACACCTCCAGCCCCACCAACCCCTATTCCATTGTTCAAAGGTGACGGCTATGAACAGTGGAGTATCCATATGAAAACCATCTTGAAGTCCAGAGACCTTTGGGATCTCTTTGAAACCGGAGTAAATGAAGCTGAACCAGATCTAGCAAAATTGAAGACCGCCAAAAGGAAGGATGCTTATTCCATGGCAGTGATCCAGCAAGGTGTTCATGACACACTATTCTCTCGAATTGTAGCAGCAGTATCAGCAAAAGAATGCTGGACTATTTTACAAATGGAGTACGAAGGAGACTCACAAGTAAAGTCAGTGAAATTGCAGGGCTTACGGAGAGATTTTGAGAATCTCTTGATGAAAGATGACGAGTTGATTGGAGATTACTTCTCACGTGTGATGGCTATTGTTAGCCAACAACGTGCTTTTGGTAAAATCATTGCAGACAAGACAATCGTGGCCAAGATTTTGAGGAGTCTTTCCCCAAAATTTGATTATGTCGAGCCTTCGATCGAAGTTTCAACCGCTCTTTCTGTTCTCACACCCACCAAATTGATGGGATCTCTTCAGTCACAAGAAGACTGA